The Musa acuminata AAA Group cultivar baxijiao chromosome BXJ3-6, Cavendish_Baxijiao_AAA, whole genome shotgun sequence region TCGTCGCCTGAgactttgctttgctttgcttgtgATATTATTATTCCATCGAGTCGAATATAAGTCAGTATATTATTTGACTTGGTGGTGCGATGTAGATGACGAGGTCGGATTGGCCGACGAAGTGGGGCCGATCATTGAATCTACGTGTTCCTCGTCTCAACCCGCACAGGGAAGCCCATTCGTCGGCTGGCGATCAAATCAGAAACGCCCCCGTGTGCACCGACAATCCATGTTCCAAGTACATGGCTGATGTGACTATGAACAGAGGCAGGGGCAATTGCGACATTACAACCAAATGTGGGCGCTTTTACCCGAGCTGCTTCGAATAAGACCCTTGGGTTCCATCCCCCCCTCGATCCGCCGGAAGACTCGTTCTTCCTCCCCAGAATTTTGGTTGTTTTCCTCCGAGTTTATTCGTATGGTTATGCTTCAATCACCGCTGCAGCTTTGAATCCTACTGCGAAGCGCCTTCCAAGATAAAAAATGCGGGCTCTTGGGAGGAAAGTTTCATTCGGAATGATCGATCCTCTGTTCGTCTTTTGTCGCTGTTGTTGATTCTTTCGGGCATGATGTGGTAAGGGAGAACTTCCAAAGCCGGTGGAGGAAGAAAAGGTTCGATTTTTTGTATCGATTCTATTCGCTACTCTGATTTCTACGGAGAAAAAAAAATCGGATCTTTGCTGGAGAACGCGTGATTCGAGTTCGGGAGTCAATGGCCAAGCCTCAAGGAAGGTTGGGATCCTTGTTGAACAACAGATGGCTCGTGTTCGTGGCCGGGATGTGGGTGCAAGCCGTCGCTGGGATCGGGTACCTGTTCGGCAGCCTTTCGCCGGTGATCAAGAGCTCCCTCGGCTACAACCAGCGGCAGATCGCCAGCCTCGGCGTCGCCAAGGATCTCGGTGACAGCATCGGCTTCCTCGCCGGCACCCTCTGCGAAATCCTGCCCCTCTGGGCGGCTCTTTTTATTGGTGTGCTGCAGAACTTCTTCGGGTATGGCTGGGTTTGGCTCATCGTCACCGGGAGAGCGCCCCGTTTGCCACTGTGGGCGGTGAGTTGACACTTCATTTCATTTCTATGATTTGTTCTTAGCATCATCCATCATTTCTTTCATCGTGCAATCGCAGTTTGCTCGTTGCATGAAACAGAGAAGTAGACAGATTCCATATGTGACCTTCTATGTCGCGTTCATCCTTTTGCGCAGATGTGCATTCTTATATTCGTGGGGACAAACGGAGAGACCTACTTCAACACAGCTGCACTGGTTTCGTGCGTACAGAACTTCCCCAGGAGCAGAGGCCCGATAGTGGGAATCCTGAAGGGGTTTGCAGGGCTCAGTGGTGCGATCTTGACGCAGATTTTTGCGATGATGCACACACCTGATCACGCTGCTCTCATTTTCATGGTGGCCGTCGGACCATCCATGGTGGTCATCTCCCTGGCGTTCATCGTCAGGCCCGTTGGAGGCCACCGGCAAGTGCGACCTTCGGATCAGTCTAGCTTTATGTTCATCTACATTGTATGCTTGATCCTGGCTGCTTACTTGATGGGTGTCATGCTTCTGGAAGATCTGCTTGACCTCAGCCACATCGTGATCGTCCTGTTCACGGTGGTGCTGATGCTTCTCTTGCTGGTTCCTATCGCCATTCCTCTGCTGCTGGCATTCCGTGTGGACGCCGCCGCTTCTCCCGTCCAAGAGCTTCTCTTGCCCGAACCTTCGAAAGAGGAGACAAGCAAATCAGGACAACAAAACGAGGTTGTCTTCAGCGAGCTCGAGGACGAAAAGCCCAAGGATGTCGACCTGCTTCCTGCGTTGGAGAGGCAGAAGAGAATCGCTCGTTTGCAAGCAAAGCTGTTCCAAGCAGCCGCTGATGGAGCTGTCCGGGTCAAGAAGAGGAGAGGCCCGCACAGGGGAGAGGACTTCACCTTGATGCAGGCACTCATAAAGGCGGACTTCTGGCTTATGTTCTTCTCCCTTCTCTTGGGATCCGGTTCCGGATTGACTGTCATCGACAATCTTGGGCAGATGAGCGAGTCTTTGGGTTACGATGAGACTCACATCTTCGTCTCCATGATTAGCATTTGGAATTTCCTTGGTCGGGTAGGCGGAGGCTATGTATCTGAGATCATTGTCAGGTACGAACTCCTCCATCTTATCTGAGACCGACACACCACCTCAATCTCTTGGTTTCTTCCTCCTCCTAGCAACAATGTGGTTTCTCCTCAGGGACTATGCGTATCCGAGGCCAGTGGCCATGGCGTTCTCTCAGGTCGCAATGGCAATCGGGCACCTGTTCTTTGCCATGGCTTGGCCTGGAACGATGTACATCGGAACCTTGCTGATTGGACTTGGATATGGAGCTCACTGGGCTATCGTTCCGGCTGCTGCATCCGAGCTGTTCGGGTTGAAGAACTTCGGAGCCCTGTACAATTTTCTTACCGTGGCTAATCCTGCCGGATCATTAATCTTCTCAGGTCTCGTTGCCAGCGGAATCTACGACTACGAAGCGGAAAAACAAGCACACCAACATCAAAGCTCGGAGGGTCTGCAACTTGGAAAATTGCTCCAACTTACTGCACTGAATGCGGAGGAGCCATTGAAGTGCAAAGGAGCAATCTGCTTCTTCTTCAGTTCATTAATCATGTCCGGACTTTGCGTCATTGCAGTGATCCTCAGCATGATCATTGTTTACAGGACTAGAATCGTGTACCTCAACCTTTACGGACGTAATCGCACGTAATTATCTGAACTCAGACGCCATTGACGCCGTCGAGTCCTTTTGGTCTTGGCAACTCTGTTTCCGCTTGCCCATTGAAGCAGAGGTGTTTCCATGTTCCCAACATTAGATTAACGGAGGATGGATGGATCGGTGGATCTTCTTTGTGAAGTATCATCATCTTGTAGTGTCTTGGAAAAGAGTTGGTACATTCTGTGGTGTTCTAATGTATCGGTTTTGATGTGTCTGCATTCGATATAACACAGTGGTTCGGTTTCGGAAtcgatgatttttatttttattttttaatttaaaaaattagaatcaatatcataaaataattcatcatatattttattttttggatttgGAGGACAAAGAATTCAAGTAGAAGAAAAATTTTCTTACCATAATGATTTGATAATTGTctta contains the following coding sequences:
- the LOC103987248 gene encoding protein NUCLEAR FUSION DEFECTIVE 4 isoform X1 is translated as MAKPQGRLGSLLNNRWLVFVAGMWVQAVAGIGYLFGSLSPVIKSSLGYNQRQIASLGVAKDLGDSIGFLAGTLCEILPLWAALFIGVLQNFFGYGWVWLIVTGRAPRLPLWAMCILIFVGTNGETYFNTAALVSCVQNFPRSRGPIVGILKGFAGLSGAILTQIFAMMHTPDHAALIFMVAVGPSMVVISLAFIVRPVGGHRQVRPSDQSSFMFIYIVCLILAAYLMGVMLLEDLLDLSHIVIVLFTVVLMLLLLVPIAIPLLLAFRVDAAASPVQELLLPEPSKEETSKSGQQNEVVFSELEDEKPKDVDLLPALERQKRIARLQAKLFQAAADGAVRVKKRRGPHRGEDFTLMQALIKADFWLMFFSLLLGSGSGLTVIDNLGQMSESLGYDETHIFVSMISIWNFLGRVGGGYVSEIIVRDYAYPRPVAMAFSQVAMAIGHLFFAMAWPGTMYIGTLLIGLGYGAHWAIVPAAASELFGLKNFGALYNFLTVANPAGSLIFSGLVASGIYDYEAEKQAHQHQSSEGLQLGKLLQLTALNAEEPLKCKGAICFFFSSLIMSGLCVIAVILSMIIVYRTRIVYLNLYGRNRT
- the LOC103987248 gene encoding protein NUCLEAR FUSION DEFECTIVE 4 isoform X2, whose amino-acid sequence is MWVQAVAGIGYLFGSLSPVIKSSLGYNQRQIASLGVAKDLGDSIGFLAGTLCEILPLWAALFIGVLQNFFGYGWVWLIVTGRAPRLPLWAMCILIFVGTNGETYFNTAALVSCVQNFPRSRGPIVGILKGFAGLSGAILTQIFAMMHTPDHAALIFMVAVGPSMVVISLAFIVRPVGGHRQVRPSDQSSFMFIYIVCLILAAYLMGVMLLEDLLDLSHIVIVLFTVVLMLLLLVPIAIPLLLAFRVDAAASPVQELLLPEPSKEETSKSGQQNEVVFSELEDEKPKDVDLLPALERQKRIARLQAKLFQAAADGAVRVKKRRGPHRGEDFTLMQALIKADFWLMFFSLLLGSGSGLTVIDNLGQMSESLGYDETHIFVSMISIWNFLGRVGGGYVSEIIVRDYAYPRPVAMAFSQVAMAIGHLFFAMAWPGTMYIGTLLIGLGYGAHWAIVPAAASELFGLKNFGALYNFLTVANPAGSLIFSGLVASGIYDYEAEKQAHQHQSSEGLQLGKLLQLTALNAEEPLKCKGAICFFFSSLIMSGLCVIAVILSMIIVYRTRIVYLNLYGRNRT